The Nocardia sp. NBC_00508 nucleotide sequence TCTCAGGATTGACGTCGTGAAGGTCCCGCTGGTGTTGGTGTCATATGCCCAACGGTCGGCGACCACGGAATCCGGCGCTAAGCCAGTACGGCAGCGGTTCCGAAAATCTTCGCGGACAGCGATGAGTCCTCGGACGGTGCTCCGTCCTATCCGTTGAACGCGCTACCAACCCGGCGCGACCAACCAGAAGGACCAGAAATGACCACCGCCAACTTCTCCAACGACGTCACCGACCGTCCCGGCAAGGTCCGCAACCGCGCCTTGTGGACCCTGCAGATCCTGCTCGGCCTGTTCTTCATCATCGCCTCCGGCGGGCCGAAGCTCGTTATGCCGAATGCCCTGGCGGACAACGCCCCCGAGAATCTGACCATCCCCCTCGGGCTGCTCATCTTCATCGGAGTTGTGGAGGTCGCAGGCGGTATCGGCCTGATGGTGCCACGGCTCAGTGCCCTGGCCGCCGCGGGTCTGTCCGTTCTCACCGTGCTCGCCGCCGGGACGCAGGCTTTCATCGCCGACAAGCCCTTGATGGGGATCTTCCCACTGGTGCTTGCCGCGATCTTCGCCTGGATCGCCTACGAGCGCCGCGCCACCATCACCGATCTGCGCAACTCGCTGTCGCGATGACAAATCCATAAGTACGACCGGCGATCGGTGGCCCACCCACCGATCGCCGGTCGTGCGTTCTCGGATCTATCACCTGTCGGGTTGGCGGCGATCGATCCAGCGGCCATCTGGTCCGCAGCGGCCCGGCCCGGGCGCCGCTCCAGGTGGCCGTCGCGTCCGGGCGTAAAACGACTCACTGAGGCCGTGCGCCAGGCGGACGCGCCGATGGTGCGTCCTGGGAAGCCATCGGGCACGCGGCCGGGACGACCTTGGTGGTGGACTTCCATCCGACCTGTGTGAAGTGGCCAGCCTCGTCGGCAGGAGGGTGTGGTCGGTCCGCTTTTGTTTGGGTGACGAGCTCTATCAGTTGGAGGGTCTTTGTCGCGCGGATCTAGGTTGTTCGCCGGGGCAGGGTGTTGAGTTTGGCCAGTTCGCGCCATTCGGCTATCGGCGCGGTGGCTGGCTGGGCGGTGAGAACCTGCAGGCAGACGTGATCGGCGCCGGCGTCGAAGTGGGCTTGCACTCGCTCGGCGATGGCGTCGAGCGCTTTGCGCCCGCCTCCCGCTACCAGCGCGTCGACGACACGGCTGGCCGGGGTTCCGGACAGTTCGTCATTCGTGTAGCCGAAACGCAGCATGTCCTTGACGTGCGCGCCGCCGCCTGCAAGGTAAGTGCCGACATGAGCTCGTGCCAGGTCGCGGGCCACGTCAGGGTTGGGGTCGAGCACGACCGCCTGCTCGACGGCCAGCAGCGCATCAGGACCGAGCCGGGTGCGGGTGTCTTCGGTATGGGCGACCGGTACCAGGTAAGGCAGCGCGCCGCTGGTTCTTGCGGCGGCCAAGCTCAGCATCTTGGGCCCGAGCGCGCCCAGGACACGGCGGCTGGGAACGGCCGGGGGCGGGCTCTGCAGGGGCACTGCGTCCATCGCGTCGAGGTAGGCCCCCATCGTTGTGACGGCACGCCCGGCGGATGGGACGCGATGCCCCAGGTAGGTCAGTGGCCGGTCATCGACCCGATGTCCGCCGAGGCCCAAGATGAACCGGCCGGGATAGGCCTCGGCGAGGGAGCGTTCTGCGGCGGCCATCGCGATCGGATCGCGGAAGAAGATGTTCGCTATCCCGGTGCCGATCACGAGACCGTTCGTTGCGCCGAGGAGGATCCCCGCCTGCGTTAGCGCGTTGCGGCCGAATTCCTCACCGATCCATAGGGCGCCGAAACCGAACTCTTCGATCTCGGCTGCCAGTTCGCGTACCCGCATGGCGGGCTGTACATCCAGTGCCAATGTCCACAGTCCAAGGCGGCCCGCTGTCGTATCCATTCGTCCTCCAGTAGAATGAGCACCTCTCACTTTAACGATAGTGAGAGGTGCTCACCTTGTCGAGGAGACTGTATGCCGGGACCCTTAGCGAGGCGTGCCGATGCACGCCACAACCGCGAGAAGCTTCTCGAGATCGCGGACGCGACCTTCCGCCGAGATGGGGTAAAGGCCTCGCTGGCGGAGATCGCGCGCACCTGCGGGATCGCCATCGGGACCCTCTATAAGCACTTCCCCACCCGCGAGGCACTTCTACAGGCTTTGATCCACGATCGAGTCACGAGCCTGCAGGAGAACGCGGAACGGCTCGCCGACTCCGACATGCCATGCGAGGCGCTTATCGAGTGGTTGCAGGAGTTCGGCCGGTGCGCGTCGGCCTACCGGGGCCTGGCGGAATCGATCCTGGCCGCGGCCGCGGTCGAAGAGTCGGACCTGAATGCCGGCGTTGAGACAATGCGCGCCGCCGCTGGCGTGCTCGTGGTCAAAGCGCAAAAGGCCGGAACCATCCGGCTCGATGTCTCTCCCGCCGAGGTGTTTGCCCTGGCCTGCGGGGCGGGCACCGCGAGCCCGTACGCCACCGCCGACCCCGATCGCCTTCTGCGACTTGTCGTCGAGGGGCTTGCGACACGGTAGTGGACCGGCGCAGGGAGCCGAAGTCCGATCCGGCAGGAGCCGTTGACTCAGCGAAGACCGGCGACGGCCGTACGGTAGAGGACAGTCTCGGCCCGATCCCACGACCAGCCGTTCTCCACGACCAGGGTGCGCCAGCCCGTCGGACCGAACCAGAACCACAGCAGGTCCGCCGTTTCCGTCACCGGGTAGGGCGGCGGCGGATTCAAACTCTGCAGATGGCGGGCGGTGGCCCCTATCGCCGGTATTCGCCGAACGTGGCGCGCAAGTCGTCGACGATGAGGTCCGGTTCCTCCATGGCGGCGAAGTGGCCGCCACGATCGAATTCGGTCCAGCGCACGATGTTGTGGTTTCGTTCGGCGATGCGGCGGACCGGAACACCCAGGTCGTGCGGCAACACGGCGACGGCGACCGGCACATCGGTTTCGGGTTCGGGCCTGCCCCAAGTCGCGGCGCCTTCGTAGTAGTAGCGTGCCGACGAGCCGGCGGTGCCGCTGAGCCAGTAGATCATGACGTTCGTCAACATCGCGTCGCGGTCGACGGCGTCCTCGGGCACGTCGGTCGAGTCGGTCCAGTCCTTGAATCGTTCGACAATCCAGGCCAGTTGACCCACCGGGGAGTCGGCGAGCGCGTAGGACAGTGTCTGCGGGCGGGTGGCCTGCAACATCGCGTAGGCGCCGAGTTCGTACTGGGCGCGCTGAGCCAGCGCCAGCGCCCGCTTCTCGGCAGGATTGTCGAGGTCCGCTGTCTCGGGGGTGACGGTGGCCGAGGCGATCATCGTCACGTGCAGCGCCACGACGTGCTCAGGATCGATCACCGCCAGTTCGCGAGAAATGGCCGCGCCGGTGTCTTCGCCATGTGCGGCATAGCGGTCATAGCCGAGCCGGTGCATCAGCTCCGCCCATGCCCGTGCGGCCCGTCTGGTCGACCAGCCGACCGCCGTCCCGGACAACCCGAACCCGGGGATCGTCGGCACGACGACATCGAAGGCGTCCTCGGCCCGGCCACCGTGCGCAACCGGGTCGGTCAGCGGCCCGATCACGTCGAGGAACTCCACGATCGATCCGGGCCACCCGTGGGTGAGGATCAGCGGTAAGGCACCGGGCTCCGCCGACCGGACATGGATGAAATGCACGTCGTGGCCGTCGATCTCGGTGCGGAACTGCGGGAACGCGTTGAGCCACGCCTCCTGCTCTCGCCAGTCGTAGGTGGTGCGCCAGTACCGTGCCAGCTCCTGGGTGTAGTCGAGCGGAATGCCATGCGCCCAGCCGACTCCGGTGACG carries:
- a CDS encoding epoxide hydrolase family protein, which encodes MSAEITPFRIAVPQAQLDDLHRRLDETRWPDGVTGVGWAHGIPLDYTQELARYWRTTYDWREQEAWLNAFPQFRTEIDGHDVHFIHVRSAEPGALPLILTHGWPGSIVEFLDVIGPLTDPVAHGGRAEDAFDVVVPTIPGFGLSGTAVGWSTRRAARAWAELMHRLGYDRYAAHGEDTGAAISRELAVIDPEHVVALHVTMIASATVTPETADLDNPAEKRALALAQRAQYELGAYAMLQATRPQTLSYALADSPVGQLAWIVERFKDWTDSTDVPEDAVDRDAMLTNVMIYWLSGTAGSSARYYYEGAATWGRPEPETDVPVAVAVLPHDLGVPVRRIAERNHNIVRWTEFDRGGHFAAMEEPDLIVDDLRATFGEYRR
- a CDS encoding TetR/AcrR family transcriptional regulator, which codes for MPGPLARRADARHNREKLLEIADATFRRDGVKASLAEIARTCGIAIGTLYKHFPTREALLQALIHDRVTSLQENAERLADSDMPCEALIEWLQEFGRCASAYRGLAESILAAAAVEESDLNAGVETMRAAAGVLVVKAQKAGTIRLDVSPAEVFALACGAGTASPYATADPDRLLRLVVEGLATR
- a CDS encoding DoxX family protein, which translates into the protein MTTANFSNDVTDRPGKVRNRALWTLQILLGLFFIIASGGPKLVMPNALADNAPENLTIPLGLLIFIGVVEVAGGIGLMVPRLSALAAAGLSVLTVLAAGTQAFIADKPLMGIFPLVLAAIFAWIAYERRATITDLRNSLSR
- a CDS encoding TIGR03620 family F420-dependent LLM class oxidoreductase; protein product: MDTTAGRLGLWTLALDVQPAMRVRELAAEIEEFGFGALWIGEEFGRNALTQAGILLGATNGLVIGTGIANIFFRDPIAMAAAERSLAEAYPGRFILGLGGHRVDDRPLTYLGHRVPSAGRAVTTMGAYLDAMDAVPLQSPPPAVPSRRVLGALGPKMLSLAAARTSGALPYLVPVAHTEDTRTRLGPDALLAVEQAVVLDPNPDVARDLARAHVGTYLAGGGAHVKDMLRFGYTNDELSGTPASRVVDALVAGGGRKALDAIAERVQAHFDAGADHVCLQVLTAQPATAPIAEWRELAKLNTLPRRTT